The region TCCAGTTCCGGCCCCGCGAAGCGAAGCTCCAGCGTGAACTGGTGGCTGTGGGGGACCCCCTCGGGGCCGGGGTCTGGCACCGTGAGGAAATGCTGGGCGACGAACGACCGCTCGACCATCAGGGCGTGCGGGGCGGTCGTGGCTGTCTCGGGTGGCGCTGTCCGGGGCTCGGCATCGTCGTCGGTGGCTGCTGTCGGGTCAGTCATCGTAGGTGAGGAGTACCTGGAGACAGTCGCTGCGGCCGTCGTCAAGCCGTTCATAGGCCGAAGGCGCGTCGTCGAACGGGATGTGGTGTGTCACCAGCGGATCAGTATCGAGTCGCTGGAGCTGCTCGAGTGCGGTTGAGAGTCGGCGCTGCTTGTCCCACCGGCCGCGGGATTTGGGCGCAAGCGTACTGACCTGGCTCGACTCGATCGAGATGCGGTCGCGATGGAAACCGGCACCGAGGTCCAGCGACGCACGCTTGGTGCCGTACCACGACCCGACGACGACCCGGCTGTCGTAGCCAGCAGCGGTGACCGCGTCGTCGAGGGCCGCGGGCTGGCCCGAGAGTTCATAGAGCAGGTCGGCTCCCTGCGCTTGCTCGCCCGAAATCACGTCGTCGAGGTCCTCGGGAGCAACGGCAACGTCGGCGCCCATCCGGCGGGCGTGCTCACGGCGCTCAGGGACCGGCTCGACCGCGACCAACTGCCCCAGCGGGAACGCCGAGAGGATACCCAGCGTGAACAAGCCGATGATGCCCGCGCCGAAGACGACGACGCGTTCGCCCACGGTGGGTTGGCCGTCGAGAACGAGCGAGGTGGCCGTCTCGGCCGAGGGCAACATCGTCATCGTCGCGGGGTCGACGGCGTCCGGAACGGGGACGAGTTGGTCCGGCGTCGCCGCGAACGCGGTGTCGTGCGGATTGAACGAGAACACCGTCCGCCCCTCCCACTCGTCATCGACGGCGTCGCCTGCCGCCACCACGTCACCGACGGCCGCGTAGCCGTAGCGAACGGGGTAGGAGAGGTCGCCGTCAAGGCTCTCAATGGTCACGTCAGCCGGGAGTTCACTCGGGGCTTCCCCGCGGTAGATGAGGAGTTCGGTCCCGGCGTTGATCGCAGAGGCCCGGGTGCGGACGACCACCTCGTCTGGCTCGACTGAGAACGTCGTCTCACGGACCGCCGTCTCACGGGGGGCGGTGAAGAACAGCGAACGGCGGTCCATCAGCGGCGCCATGGTCGCGTGGCGATCGGGGCGATACGGTACACAGGTCAAAGAACGGCTACACAATCATTACGTTTGTGTCGGGGGCACATGGTACTTAGTCGTCTCCCCCGAGCCGGCCCGACACGACCAGATAATCCCGCAGGAAGACGGCCAGCGAGGGCGCCAGCACGACGGCCGCCACCGGCTCGATGGCGCTGCCGAGGAGTAACGGCGTCAGCGCGAACGCGATGAAGCCCATCTGCACCCCCGCGAGCGGCCGCCGCAGCCGGCTGAACGGGAGCTCGAACACCGGCAGCCCTCGTCGGCGCCGCCAGCCCCGCCCGGCTTTGAACAGATACCGGGCAAGCGAGAGCGAGAGGTACCAAACTGGGAGCCGGCCCCAGACGACCGCGACGACGGGCGCGACGAGGAACCCCAGCGTGTCGAACGCCATGTCCAGCCGTGCGCCCAGCACCGTGGTCCGACGACGGTAGCGAGCCAGGACCCCGTCGACGGCGTCGAGCGCACATCCCGCACCGTAGAGCAGCGCCGGAAGCCAGCCGTAGACTGGTGCAGGGGGGATGGCCACGAAGCCGGCCACCCCGGCGAACAGCCCGCCGCGGAACAGCGTGACCGCGTTGGCGAGGCCGAGCCGACTGTTGCGCCTGTCGGCCGCTGTCGCCGTTCCCTCCTCGTCGGCGTGGTTGGCCTCGAGGTTGCGACGCAGGAACCAGAGTTCGAACGCGACGACGCCTGCCGCCGGGAGCGCCCAGCGGGCGGCCACCGGGTGGTCGGCCAGCCACGCCATCCCCAGCACAGCCGCGAACAGCGCCACGACGGCGCCGACGGCCGCGAGCGTCCAGTCACGGCGGAGCCGGGTCCCGACCGGTGATGCGCCACTCATCGCTCGAAGTCCGGGCCGGCGAGCCCCGCGACCTGCGCTCGTTCAGCAGGCGAGAGCCGCAGGCGAGCGGCCGCAAGGTTGTCGACGATGTGTTCGGTGTCGTTGCTGGCGGGGATGGGGACGACCCCGCGCTGGACCTGCCACGCCACGACGACGGCAGCGGGGCCAACGCCATGGTTCTCGCCAATTTCTTGCAACACCGGTTCCTCGAGTAGTCCCGGTGCCGAGAGCGGTGAGTGGGCCATCACACGGATGCCGCGGTCGTGACACGCCTCGACGAGCGCCATCTGTGGGAGATACGGATGTGACTCCACCTGCACGACGGCGGGCATCACGCGGGCCGTCGCCGCCACCGTCGTCAGCTCCGGAAGCGAGACGTTACAGAGCCCCAGCGTCCGGGTCAGGCCCCGGTCGTGGAGTTCCTCCAGTTGCCGCCACGCGGTGGGAAGCGAGACGGGTTCGGTCGCGCGCTCACCGTCCTCGTCCGTCGGGAACGTCAGCGACTCCTGCTCGGCTGGTGGTCGCGCCGCCAACTCCCGCAGCGGCCCCTGATACGCCCAGGAATCGGGCCAGTGAAGCATGTAACAGTCGAGCGTATCGACGCCGAGTTCCGCGAGGCTCCCCTCACAGGCCTCTGTAACGTGGCCGTGGTTGGTGTTCCAGACCTTACTCACGAGAAATATCCCCTCGCGGCCCGGGGCGCCCGGCGACCCGAGCAGGTCGCCGATTCTGGACTCGTT is a window of halophilic archaeon DL31 DNA encoding:
- a CDS encoding Alcohol dehydrogenase zinc-binding domain protein (PFAM: Alcohol dehydrogenase, zinc-binding~KEGG: hut:Huta_1999 alcohol dehydrogenase zinc-binding domain protein), with amino-acid sequence MAPLMDRRSLFFTAPRETAVRETTFSVEPDEVVVRTRASAINAGTELLIYRGEAPSELPADVTIESLDGDLSYPVRYGYAAVGDVVAAGDAVDDEWEGRTVFSFNPHDTAFAATPDQLVPVPDAVDPATMTMLPSAETATSLVLDGQPTVGERVVVFGAGIIGLFTLGILSAFPLGQLVAVEPVPERREHARRMGADVAVAPEDLDDVISGEQAQGADLLYELSGQPAALDDAVTAAGYDSRVVVGSWYGTKRASLDLGAGFHRDRISIESSQVSTLAPKSRGRWDKQRRLSTALEQLQRLDTDPLVTHHIPFDDAPSAYERLDDGRSDCLQVLLTYDD
- a CDS encoding CDP-alcohol phosphatidyltransferase (PFAM: CDP-alcohol phosphatidyltransferase~KEGG: hsl:OE2491F hypothetical protein), which gives rise to MSGASPVGTRLRRDWTLAAVGAVVALFAAVLGMAWLADHPVAARWALPAAGVVAFELWFLRRNLEANHADEEGTATAADRRNSRLGLANAVTLFRGGLFAGVAGFVAIPPAPVYGWLPALLYGAGCALDAVDGVLARYRRRTTVLGARLDMAFDTLGFLVAPVVAVVWGRLPVWYLSLSLARYLFKAGRGWRRRRGLPVFELPFSRLRRPLAGVQMGFIAFALTPLLLGSAIEPVAAVVLAPSLAVFLRDYLVVSGRLGGDD